The genome window GCATCGATAACTCATCACATGAAAGAACAGAATTAGAACTTTCATGCAGATTAATGGTTGCTGGGAATGCATATCAGCAGATTAAAGGCTCCTTGGCACTTTCATGAAGAGCCAAAGAAGCTTTCACTGATCTACCACGAAGTCCATGTCCTACCGAACCAGAGCAGGACATGGCACCTGATCCCAACCCATTTATACACACACCCTTAACAGCAGAGTTGCAATGAAACATCCCATGTTCAGCCGATTCAATTGCAAGATTCTTGTCAAGAGCTGGAAGAATGGGAAGGCATGTGTTGGAGAGAAGTCCGATGCGGAGTTCGCAAGGGAAGAGCTCGCTGTCGAGGCACCTACAGAGAGTGTACCCGCTCGGCATTCAGAAGAGTTGCTCGATTCTTAGCCTCTCGTCTCTTTCCCTGTCGCAGAATTCAAATGCATCTTCCCTCAACAGTTCCATGTCCAGTTGGGACCCCAAGATCCCGGTGTCGGTCCACAAGCTCTTCAGCTCCTGGGAGAACTCGGAGCTCTTAGCTGGTGTCATCGGCAAGGGAACACTGGGACTCGATAGGTTAGGGTCTTCGGAAGGCAGGGAAGCTTCGGCGGATGATGAACTCAACAAGGAGGTGGAGTGTGCCGAGCCTGGGAGTTTGAAGAGGTGTAATTGGATTACCCAATCCAGTGGTAAGCTACCATCAATCCAATCCACCTATAACATGAAATGTTCATGATCTTACAAACTTATAATTCCAAATTGCGTGTTCTATCGGCAGATGAAGTGTATGTTTCGTTCCATGATGAGTGTTGGGGTGTCCCAGTTTACGACGACAAGTAAGCATTCTAACCTCAACATCTGCAAATCTTTTGTGGACTTAAGAGCCGAAATATTGATTAGATGTGATCGTTTACAGTCAGCTCTTTGAGCTGCTTGCGATGTGTGGAATGCTCATCGATCACAGCTGGACTGAGATTCTGAAGAGAAGAGAGATGTTCAGGTCTCCACTCGACGAGTCTAATCTGTGATCTCATGTTCGTTGCCTTCTCCCATGCGATTGCTGATGAACATTTGATTGATGCAGGGAGGCATTTGCAGCGTTCGATCACATTCTGGTTGCCAAGATGGAGGAGAAGGAGATCATGGAAATAAGTTCCAACAAGGAGCTCATGCTGGCAGAGTGTAGGGTGAGATGCATCGTAGACAATGCCAAGTGCATGCAAAGGGTGAGCGCCGTCATAAGAGTAGCACAAATCGTCCTCCATTAGCAAGCTAAAAATCTGACACACAGATGAAACACTCGACGACAGTAATCATTTCAATCCATTTGTGTgttgattcttcttcttcttctttccgcaGGTGGCCAAGGAATTTGGATCCTTCAGTGCGTACATATGGGGTCATGTGAACCGCAAGCCCATGGTGAACAGATACAAGTATCCGAGAATTGTTCCTCTGAGGACGCCGAAATCGGAAGCCATCAGCAAGGATTTGGTGAGAAGGGGGTTTCGCCTCGTCGGGCCGGTGATCGTCTACTCCTTCATGCAAGCTGCAGGAATAGCCATGGATCATCTCGTCGACTGCTTCCGGTTTGGTGACTGTGTGAGACTTGCAGAGAGATCATGGGGCCTCTCTAACTTGGCTATGTGACCAGTAGGATTGACAGCAgagtgttcttcttcttcttcttcctccttttcttCTGCAAAGTTTAGAGTGATTAGCATGAGATTGCTTTCACTTTGGTGTTGGAAATAGCAGTACTGTGAAGCTTAGATCTTATTAAGCTTAGTGTTATATCACAATCAGAGAGTTTTAAGATTCCATAGATATGAGTACCATCATGGATAACTGCTTTGTGTTGATTCTTGAAGACAATGATAGTAAAACTTTCAATCTCTTATACAGATGTTCAACTTGTTCAATCCATTCTTTTGGCTATCGAACTGACATCAAGTAATTACCAGAGTTGATACCAAAGTTGCTGGCCTTCAGCTGAGATGAACTGTTCTTGCAGAAATTTGACATGTTGAGCTCCATCAACTCCATCTTTGCCATATCTTCATATTTTTAAGGTTGATAACTATTGATACATATGTAAACCCAGTTGGAGACTACTGTTCAGAGTTGCATTGAGAGATCAGCAGTGGCATAGGATGCTGATAGAGTGACTTCATATGAATCAGTATATGACATAAAATAGATACTTAATTCATTATGCATAGAATCTATTGATACTGGTGAAGTATAAAATGGGAGATACATCACCCCTGTAAGATCTTCCAAACAGTTGAAGTGTGATTGGGAGGTGTTGACACTGCTCGAGACTGAATCGTTCTGACCATGGTAACCCTAAATTTAATTGCAATGTCTCAGATGAGAGTGACAGTGAAGAAGGCATTGGCAAGAAGATTAAACAAGTATGACACAAAGCTACTTTATGCTTTCAGTGCCTTCTGCAAGAAGTGGTCATAGATTCTTCATAGCAAATTAGGTTTCCTGATTTCCATGATAACCTCAGTTCCAGAAGGTTGTATACAATAGAATGCTTTCTAGGAATTCATGGAAACACTTAAATCCAAGCTCACAGCAAATATAGAAATTGAGGGAAACCTGGATTATGCACTTGAATTGAAGATGATTCATCTTCCTTTGGAAACAAATGATCCCCTGTTTACATGAAATCCATGGAAAAATAAAGTCTTCAAATTAACATTTACAGGATTGACCAAATGGTATCATGACCAAAGTCATTTGAGAAAGATGTGGTTCACATATGTAATAAATGCAAAATCTGATGCAGGAAATCTAGTTTAAAAGAAATACAAATTTAAGATTTTGGAAACTCACTTAACCAAGAATTGTCTTTTTCACAACCTGGAAGCAAAGCAGCCCGGACTCACCTTCCCTCGGTTGcagatttgaagcctttgagtctATATATGAACGGCACTGTCATTGTTGGAAACCCACTGATGATGTAGCATCACATTATAAACCTAAAGAAACATGAACAATCTGCCTAGCAACACATTAAACAATCATCATCGTCTTGCACTAAAACTATTGATTTTAAAATACTTATTTACCTATTCCTATCTTCCAAAATGGCATTTAGTACGAGACAGGTACGCTACGAAGGCCATCTGTTTCGAATAAAAGACACTTGAATACCATGGTAACAGTCATACAAAGACGTAGCAACCTCAACATACAAGAAAGGTCACCTTAGTCGGAATCCCCAAACTATGTCCTTGACCCACGATGATCTTATTCTAAATCTGTCATTCACCATTATCTGCACTACTGGTGATAGCATAAAAGACGATGACAGCAACCGACCAAGACGTTGCATCTTCCATTTGTCTCCTACTCAAAACTGGCAAGAAGTGCCTAGCCTCTGCCTCTGCCTCAGGCCAGAAGCACCACACTTCCGACCATGGAATGCATTTTGCAGCAACTCCTGGAACTTCTCAAGGAATGCAGCCCACTCTGACTCTCCCATGTCTGACAGCTTCATGAAGCTAGCACTTGCCGGAAGCTGCTCATTTGCACTCCCGTACCCACCCTTAAACCTGCTGCTCCCACCGATATTAGTTTTACTACTTGAAAGCTTCAATTTTGGAACACCAGCTGGATACCACTGACTTTTGTCGGCAATGCGAACACCCTTCAATGATGTGGATAACTTTGAAACTTTTGGAAGATGATCCCAAACAGATAGGGAGCAAGAACTTCTTTCAACATTGCCAACTTCGTTGTCATCACCAACATCCTCTTCCAAGCTCTCTAGCTTCGAAAATGGATTTCTGGAACTGCCCCCCTTGAATCCAAAGTTACAGGATGGTGCTGCTTTTGGCGTCATTGTATGAGCATCTTCACAGTCAATGTCAAACTGTATCATATCATCATCTACATTATCAGGTTCAGGAGAAAAAACTTCTCTTTCTGCCACCAACCTTCTTGCCTCTATGCAGACAACCTCCAGCTCGCTTGGCTCCTCTTCCATGCCTCTGAATTCCCTGCTCATCATCTCACCAATCTCTGCTAGACAAAATCCAAATGCAGCTGCTTCCTTGAGAAAAATTGTTGAGAGGACCAACACCCGAAGGCATGCTTCTCGGATCATAGGCAGCTCCATGCGAAGCATCTCGGAGTCCCTCATTGGATCAAGGTTGGCGATGTACTGAAGCTCTTCCTCGGAGAA of Musa acuminata AAA Group cultivar baxijiao chromosome BXJ2-3, Cavendish_Baxijiao_AAA, whole genome shotgun sequence contains these proteins:
- the LOC103977485 gene encoding uncharacterized protein LOC103977485 — its product is MGRHVLERSPMRSSQGKSSLSRHLQRVYPLGIQKSCSILSLSSLSLSQNSNASSLNSSMSSWDPKIPVSVHKLFSSWENSELLAGVIGKGTLGLDRLGSSEGREASADDELNKEVECAEPGSLKRCNWITQSSDEVYVSFHDECWGVPVYDDNQLFELLAMCGMLIDHSWTEILKRREMFREAFAAFDHILVAKMEEKEIMEISSNKELMLAECRVRCIVDNAKCMQRVAKEFGSFSAYIWGHVNRKPMVNRYKYPRIVPLRTPKSEAISKDLVRRGFRLVGPVIVYSFMQAAGIAMDHLVDCFRFGDCVRLAERSWGLSNLAM